The Xenopus tropicalis strain Nigerian chromosome 2, UCB_Xtro_10.0, whole genome shotgun sequence genome window below encodes:
- the LOC116408618 gene encoding olfactory receptor 52K2-like, which produces MDTDLTKPIKPNMEPGISNQSFIFSYTDFTLLGFPGISRWRPLLAIPFFSVYLVILIGNSLIIHLIYNEKTLHSPMYFLISVFFASNMGVTTAILPKFLLDLLFQLNQVSLTGCLLQMFSIYFMSLCESGVMLLMFLDRNIAICRPLHYHNIMTKNFLVSLTLIVIARSFALVCPFVIFTSMTQFCKSNMILHFACEPLAILSLVCGDTTKLETVGLIIRILVPVLDGILLMISFISILYTAMKSATGKSRYKALNTCGTHFIVAIVASLCSLAYSSVWKMETVSVDVKHLFTALYIMLPASLNPFIYGVRVSEIRKSLVKSWEKRTNYSHHEMGAIPSLIPSLKQGPK; this is translated from the coding sequence ATGGACACTgacctgactaaacctataaaGCCAAATATGGaaccagggatctccaaccaGTCATTCATTTTCTCCTACACTGACTTTACTCTCTTGGGTTTCCCTGGGATATCTCGATGGAGGCCCCTCCTGGCAATCCCATTCTTCTCCGTCTACTTAGTTATATTGATTGGGAATTCTCTCATCATCCACCTGATTTACAATGAGAAGACCCTCCATTCCCCCATGTATTTTCTCATCTCTGTGTTCTTTGCCAGTAACATGGGTGTTACTACAGCCATATTGCCAAAATTCCTCCTAGACTTGTTATTTCAACTCAACCAAGTTTCCCTGACTGGCTGTCTTCTGCAGATGTTTTCTATTTACTTCATGTCCTTATGTGAGTCTGGCGTTATGCTATTAATGTTCTTAGACAGAAACATAGCAATCTGTAGGCCACTGCATTATCATAACATCATGACAAAGAACTTCTTGGTCTCACTCACACTCATTGTAATAGCTCGGAGCTTCGCCCTGGTTTGCCCATTTGTCATATTTACCTCTATGACCCAGTTCTGCAAGTCAAACAtgattttgcattttgcatgtgAACCTCTGGCAATTCTCAGTCTTGTATGTGGAGACACCACCAAACTAGAGACAGTTGGGCTGATTATacgcattcttgttcctgtacttGATGGAATTCTACTCATGATTTCCTTCATATCCATACTCTACACAGCCATGAAAAGTGCCACTGGGAAATCCCGATACAAAGCTCTTAACACCTGCGGGACCCACTTCATTGTGGCAATTGTGGCCTCCCTGTGTTCCCTGGCATATTCCAGCGTGTGGAAGATGGAAACCGTTTCAGTAGATGTCAAGCATCTGTTCACTGCACTCTACATAATGCTACCAGCTTCCTTAAATCCCTTTATATATGGAGTGAGGGTTTCGGAGATCAGAAAGAGTCTGGTTAAATcctgggaaaaaagaacaaattaTTCTCATCATGAGATGGGAGCCATTCCCAGCCTCATACCAAGcctgaagcagggacctaagTAG